In Hydra vulgaris chromosome 06, alternate assembly HydraT2T_AEP, a genomic segment contains:
- the LOC136081315 gene encoding uncharacterized protein LOC136081315: MHQYSYDRPRQYFQADLAYMTSFNLNFAPHQPEFCLVVVDGVSKKVYLRVTSKKTADKVLSSFKHIFEDIERDDKTFIYLQTDQGGEFFNNKMKEWCCEQNIVHFSSKNYGKAYLAELTIGRLKQLYQKLRKHGELQKNNWSFYIEDMEKKLNEKERVTSGIAPEDLDADDAKG, translated from the coding sequence ATGCATCAATATTCATACGATAGACCTCGACAATATTTTCAAGCTGATTTGGCCTACATGaccagttttaatttaaattttgctcCTCATCAGCCTGAATTTTGTTTAGTTGTGGTAGATGGAGTATCTAAAAAAGTGTATTTGAGAGTCACCAGTAAAAAAACTGCCGATAAAGTGCTTAGcagttttaaacatatttttgaagACATTGAAAGAGAcgataaaacttttatttacttgCAAACCGATCAAGGTGGagaattttttaacaacaaaatgaaAGAATGGTGTTGTGAACAAAACATTGTTCATTTTAGTTCTAAAAATTATGGAAAAGCTTACTTGGCCGAATTAACAATAGGAcgtttaaaacaactttatcaaaaattaagaaaacacGGCGaacttcaaaaaaacaattggagTTTTTATATCGAGGACATGGAAAAAAAACTGAACGAAAAAGAAAGAGTGACGAGTGGAATAGCTCCTGAAGATTTGGATGCTGACGACGCCAAAGGTTAA